The genomic stretch ACCTCTGCCCAGCGTGGCAGCCTGGGCTTGGCGATTGGCCAAGGAGGAGAAGGCGTTCTCAACATCTGCAGTGGCTTGCAGGACTGACTGGCGGTAAGCGGCCAGGGCTTGCGCTTCGCTGCCCTTGGCCTGCTCGATCTGAGCGTTTACTCGGCCGAAATCGAAAAGCCTCCATCGCAGCCCTAGTACGGCTGCCGATTGGCTCGCTCCGCTGCTGAACAGATTAGCGCTTGAAACGGCTGTCGCACTGCCCAGCAACGCACTAAGGGAGAGCTTCGGGTAATACTCGCTCATCGCCATTCCAATGCGCGCACTTGAGGCGGCGAGGCGACGCTCAGCCACGATGAGGTCAGGCCTGCGGCGCAGCAGATCCGCGGGTGTACCGGTCGACGTCAACTGCGCAGGTTGCGGAATACCTTTGGCTGTCGCCAAGGTTTGACGATGGGTGCCGGGGGGGACGCCCAGCATTATGTCCAGCGCATTCATGGCCGCATCAAGTCCGGTGCGCAGGACCGGCACGCTCGCCTGGGCCTGCGCAAGCTCGCCCTCGGTCTGGCGCAGTTGGTATTGCGCAGCCAGACCCTTGCCGTAAAGCAGCTGAACCTTGTCTAGCAGATCCTCCTGCGTTTTGACCTGTTGCTGGGCAATGGCCAATCGGGTTTGCAGGCCCCGGATGGTGATGTAGGTATCAGCCGTCAGAGCGGCGACTGCAAGCCTTGCTGCAACGACACTTGCTTCAGAGGCCTCGTACTCAGCCAATGCAGCCTGTCTGCCGCGGCGCAGACCGCCGAACACATCCAACTCCCAGCTTGCGCTGAGGTCAGCTTCGTAGGCGTTGCCGTAGCGATCATAGCCGGGCGTCGAGTCAAGGACTTGGCCGAGTGGCGTTTCAACTGATTGATAGGCACGTGCCGCTTGGGCGCTGGTGCTGCCCGAGGGTAGAAGTGCCGCCGTTGCAATGCCCAGTGCTGCCCGTGCCTGGGTGAGTTGCGCATTGGCCTGGGCCAGGTTGAGATTCTTGATCAGGGCCTGTGAGACAAAGTCGCTGAGCATGGGATCTGCGAAACCTTCCCACCAAACGACATTGCTTGCTGAGCGCACGGTAATATTCGGTTCTTTACCCGGTTGCGTCAGAAAACGATCATTGATTGGAGCATCTGGACGCTGATAATCCGGACCTACGGCGCAACTCGCCAGTAGGCCGGTACTTATGACCAGTGCGTACGTAGAGAGCGGGCGCATTGAACTTCCCCTGAGCAGATTTAAGTTGTGACGATATTACAATATGGTCACTCGTTGTCAATCAGGGCTCGTGGAGCTAAGCTGCAAATATGACTAATCAATCGAAGACGACCCCGGCACGCGGTCCATCGGACCATAGCGTGCGTGACCAGGTCGTGGAAGCGGCCACCCAGCACTTCGGACACTACGGATACGAGAAGACCACGGTCTCCGATCTGGCCAAGGCCATTGGCTTCTCCAAAGCCTATATCTACAAATTCTTTGACTCCAAACAGGCTATCGGTGAGGTGATTTGCGCCAACAGGCTGGCAATGATCATGGCCATCGTGGAGGCGGCGATCGCGGATGCGCCAACGGCCTCCGAGAAGCTGCGGCGCTTGTTCCGCGCGCTCGTCGAGGCAGGCAGCGACCTGTTTTTTCACGACCGCAAGCTCTATGACATCGCCGCTGTCGCGGGTCGCGACCAGTGGCCCTCTGCCAAGGCACACGACGAGCGCCTGCGCCTGCTGGTCCAGGAGATTGTTCTCGAAGGGCGGCAGTTGGGCGAGTTCGAGCGCAAGACTCCCCTGGATGAGGCTGTCCAGGCGATTCATCTGGTTATGCGCCCCTACATCAGCCCAGTGCAGTTGCAGTACAACCTGGACATCGTCACGACGGCCCCGGTGCACCTGTCGGCCCTGATACTGCGTAGCCTGGCGCCTTGAGGCGGTGACTATTGACTATATTGGTCACTAAATAGAGAATCGGTTCCCTGTTCACTTGATATGAGTCAGGGATCCCATGCTTCGGTCCAGATCTGCAACCATTGCCGTTTGCTTATTGCCTTTCGTTTTGACTGCCTGCGGCGAATCGTCGAGCGCGCGCGATCCGCGAACTCAACCGCCCCTGGTAAGAGCCGCTACTGTCGCGAGCGCTGATGGCGCATCGCGCTCGTTTACCGGTGTGGTGGTCGCTCGTGTGCAAAGCGATTTGGGCTTTCGCGTGTCGGGGAAGGTGCTGGAGCGCTTGGTTGATACCGGGCAGGCAGTCAAACGGGGCCAGCCCCTGATGCGCCTGGATCCCATTGACCTTGGTCTCCAGGCTCAAGCCCAGGTGCAAGCCGTTGCGGCCGCGGCTGCCCGGGCCAAACAAACAGCCGATGACGAAGCGCGTAACCGCGAACTGGTCGCCGCCGGTGCAATCTCTGCCTCGGCGTACGACCGGATCAAATCCATGGCTGACACGGCAAAGGCAGACCTCAACGCGGCGCAAGCCCAGGCCAATGTCGCTCGCAACGCCACTGGGTACGCCCTTTTGCTCGCCGATGCCGACGGTGTAGTGATTGACACGTTGGCCGAGCCTGGGCAGGTCGTCAGTGCCGGTCAACCCGTTGTCAGGTTAGCGAAGGCCGGGCCACGGGAGGCTATCGTCCATTTGCCCGAAACGTTGCGCCCCGCTGTTGGCGCCCAGGCTCAGGCCAAATTGTACGGCAATGGTACGACGACACTCCCTGCGAAGCTGAGGTTGCTGTCCGACGCAGCTGATCCGCTCACGCGTACGTTCGAAGCGCGCTATGTGCTCGATGACTCAAGCGCCAACCCGCCGCTGGGATCTACCGTCACGCTGCGCATCGCTGACGACACGCCTGCCCAGCTTGCGCTTGCGGTTCCAATGGCCGCCATCTACGACGCCGGTAAGGGGCCGGGCGTATGGATCGTAACGGGCACGCCAGCAATCGTCTCATGGCGCGCTGTGCAACTGCTGGGGTTGAGCGACGAGTCGGCGGCGGTCAGTGGCGACCTCAAGCCCGGTCAACAGATCGTTGCCTTGGGAGCGCATCTGCTCCACGAGGGTGAGGAGGTGCTGGTCCAGCAACCGGATCACGTTATCAAAGGGGAACGACCATGAGCGGGGGCCGTTTCAACCTTTCTGCACTGGCCGTTCGCGAACGGTCCATCACGCTGTTCCTGATTTTTTTGATCGGCGTGGCGGGAACGCTTTCATTTTTTAAACTGGGCCGCGCAGAAGACCCGCCATTCACCGTCAAACAGATGACCGTGATTTCCGTATGGCCAGGTGCGACCGCGCAAGAGATGCAGGACCAGGTCGCTGAACCGCTTGAAAAGCGCCTGCAGGAATTGAAATGGTATGACCGTAGCGAGACCTACACCCGGCCAGGCCTGGCTTTCACCATGGTCTCACTCTTGGATAAAACCCCACCTTCGCAAGTGCAGGAGGAGTTTTATCAAGCGCGTAAAAAACTCAATGATGCATCGAAAAGCTTACCTGCGGGCGTCATCGGCCCGCTGGTCAATGATGAATTCTCGGACGTGACCTTCGCCCTTTTTGCGCTAAAGGCTAAAGGTGAACCTCAACGCTTACTCGTGCGCGATGCTGAATCGCTGCGCCAGCGTTTGCTTCATGTACCGGGTGTGAAAAAGATCAATATCATCGGTGAACAAGCCGAGCGGATCTTTGTATCGTTCTCCCATGAGCGGTTGGCCACCCTGGGTATCTCTGTGCAGGAGATTTTTTCGGCACTCAATAACCAGAACGTTTTGACCCCTGCCGGTTCGATTGAAACCAGCGGGGCCCAGGTGTTTCTCCGTCTGGATGGGGCCCTCGACACACTGGGGAAAATCCGCAACACACCCATTGTGGCGCGGGGCAAAACCCTGAAGCTATCAGACGTCGCGACAGTCGAGCGTGGGTACGAAGACCCCGCGACTTTTCTGGTGCGCAACCAGGGTGAACCGGCCCTGTTGTTGGGCGTCGTGATGCGCGACGGCTGGAACGGCCTGGACCTGGGTAAAGCGCTGGATGCCGAAACGGCCAAAATCAATCAAGGCATGCCGTTGGGAATGACGCTTGCGAAGGTCACTGACCAATCGGTGAACATCAGTTCGGCCGTTGATGAGTTCATGATCAAATTCTTCGTCGCGCTGCTGGTGGTGATGCTGGTCTGCTTCCTCAGTATGGGCTGGCGAGTGGGTGTGGTCGTCGCCGCGGCCGTGCCGCTGACACTGGCGATTGTCTTCGTGGTGATGGCGGCCACAGGCAAGAACTTTGACCGAATTACCCTGGGGTCATTAATCCTCGCGCTGGGCCTGTTAGTGGATGACGCGATCATTGCCATCGAAATGATGGTGGTGAAGATGGAAGAAGGTTACGACCGCTTCAAGGCATCCGCTTACGCCTGGAGCCACACCGCAGCGCCGATGCTTGCCGGTACATTAGTGACCGCTGTCGGCTTCATGCCCAACGGTTTTGCGCAGTCGACTGCTGGCGAGTACACCAGCAACATGTTCTGGATTGTCGGCATCGCGTTGATTGCCTCCTGGGTAGTTGCAGTGGTCTTCACGCCTTATCTGGGGGTGAAGCTGTTGCCTGCAATCAAGCCCGTTGCAGGGGGACATGCCGCTATTTATGACACCACCCACTACAACCGTTTTCGAGGACTGCTGGCTCAGGTGATTGCCCGCAAATGGTGGGTGGCAGGTGCGGTGATCGCTGCGTTTGTGGTGGCGATTCTCGGGATGGGATTGGTTAAGAAACAGTTTTTCCCGACATCGGATCGTCCCGAAGTACTGATCGAAGTGCAAATGCCCTACGGCACCGCCATTGCGGTGACCAGCGCCACGACAGCTAAAATCGAGGCATGGCTGCAACAGCAGGATGCAGCAAAGATCGTCACGTCTTATATCGGCCAGGGTTCGCCGCGTTTTTATCTGGCAATGGCACCAGAGCTACCGGACCCATCGTTCGCCAAGATCGTTGTACTGACGCAAAGCCAGGAGGCACGCGAGTCTCTCAAGCTACGGATTCGTGAGGCTGTTGCTCAAGGGCTCGCACCTGAGGCTCGGGTTCGAGTTACGCAACTTGTGTTCGGTCCTTACTCACCGTTTCCGGTTGCGTATCGGGTGACGGGGCCGAATGCCGACACGTTGCGAGAGATCGCTGGGCGAATTGAAACCGTCATGCAGGCGAGTCCGCTGATGCGCACCGTCAACAGCGATTGGGGGCCACGAACGCCCACGCTGCATTTCTCTGTGGATCAGGATCGATTGCAGGCGTTCGGGCTGACGTCGAGCGCAGTTGCCCAGCAATTACAGTTCCTGCTCTCAGGTATCCCGATCACTTCTGTGCGCGAAGACATTCGTTCAGTGCAGGTGGTGGGGCGAGCAGCGGGTGATATTCGGTTGGATCCTGCGAAGATCGAGGGTTTCACACTGGTGGGCGCCGCCGGCCAGCGCATTCCCCTTTCACAGATAGGTGAGGTCAGGGTACGTATGGAGGACCCGATTCTGCGCCGTCGAGACCGGGCACCGACCATCACCGTACGCGGTGACATTGCCGAGGATCTGCAACCACCGGATGTTTCCAACAAGATAATGAAAGAACTGCTGCCGATCATCGCCAGCCTTCCAGATGGCTATCGCATCGAGCAGGCCGGATCTATTGAAGAGTCGGCTAAGGCCACTGTGGCATTGGCACCACTGTTTCCGATCATGATCGCAATCACCTTGCTGATCATCATCCTTCAGGTACGTTCGATGTCGGCGATGGTGATGGTGTTTTTCACCGCACCGCTGGGATTGATTGGAGTAGTGCCAACCCTGCTGCTGTTCAACCAGCCATTCGGGATCAACGCCCTTGTCGGGCTGATCGCACTTTCCGGGATCCTGATGCGCAACACGTTGATCCTGATCGGGCAAATCGATCACAACGTCAAGGACGGGCTTGAGCCGTTCAATGCGGTGGTCGAAGCGACTGTACAGCGCGCTCGCCCGGTATTGCTCACAGCAGTTGCGGCGATCCTGGCATTCATCCCGCTCACGCACTCAGTGTTCTGGGGCACGCTGGCTTACACCTTGATTGGCGGCACCCTCGTGGGGACCGTCATGACGCTGGTGTTCCTGCCAGCGATGTACTCCATCTGGTTCAAGATTCGCCCGGTGAAAGCGGCAAATTGACTGCAAAAAAAAAGGTTCTTCACGGATTACCGGGAAAGACGCTCTTGATCTTCATGAAAAAGAATTCGCTGTCCCGGTAACCGTACGCCATCCGCTTGATGACCTTTATTCGATTGTTTATTCCTTCCAACTGACCGGTGTGCATCGGCCAGCGAACCCGGCTGACGATGCCCCGCCAGTAACCCTTTAGCCGTTTGGCGAACTGGATCAGAGCTGGTATTTCGCTTTCGTGCGCATGGCGCAGCCATTGCTTCCAGGCCGATCGCCAACCCCAGGCAGTACTCGGGGTCCAGAGTGTTTTGAGTTCAGCCTTCATCAAGTAGACCGTCATCAACGCTTGGTTGGCCGCCAGTAGATCCTCCAGGCGGACCTGTTGTTCCGGCGTTTTCAAGTTCTGCGGATTGCGCAGCAACAGCCATCGCGCCTGCTTGATGACCTTGCGGGCAGGCTTGTCGTGACGCAACCGGTTAGCCTCGTCGACGCGGACCCGATCAATCACCTCTCGGCCATATTTGGCCACCACATGGAAGAGGTCGTAGACCACTCGCGCGTTGGGACAGTGCTGACGAACCTCCAGGTCAAAAGCGGTGTTCATGTCCATCGCCACCGCTTCGATTCGAGCACAACCCTCTGGCCCCAGTTCTTCGAAGAAAGGCCTGATCGCTGCTCGGCTGCGACCTTCACCGATCCACAGCACTCGTCGTGTATCCGCATCCAGCACCACGCTGGCGTAACGATGACCTTTGAACAGGGCGAACTCGTCCATCACCAGACGTCGCGGTTGCGCCTTTGGCAAAACGCTCAACGCCGCTTGCAAGGCTCGACGCTCCAGCAACCGAACGGTGTCCCAGTGCAGCCCAAACAGTTGAGCCACGTGCAGTGTGGGAAGGCGCTCGCAGGCTTGAATGACCGCCTCGGCCAGACGCCGCGTCATGCGGGCATAGCGGTCCAGCCAACTGACGGCCTCCATACGTTTACCGCAGTCACGACAGCCAACACGCCTGAGCAACACGCTGAGGCGCACCGCACGGCCGAGAATCGGTAAATCGCGGACGGTCCGCTCGCAATACTCATGCGTGGTTGAACAGGGTTTTTGGCAGCCGCTACAGGAAGGGAACCGGGTGGCGTGGGGAATCAGGTCGATCTGAAGCGCGTCGCCATCAGGCTTGATGGTGACGACAGAAAAGCCCTCCCAAAAAGGAAGGAAAGTATTAATATCGCGCATAAGAACGCCGTTTTGTTAGATGTGTTTGCTCGCACGAACATCATCAATCAAATCGGCGTTCTTGTTTCTGTGTTTCCCGGGATTCCGTGAAGAACCAAAAAAAAGGCGCCACTAGGGCGCCTAAAACCGCCCCCCAAACCAAGGGAGCAACAAGGGGGCGGGTATTTGCCAGGGCTGCTAATGCTTATGTTTTCAAGCCGTACACATCAGATAACCCAGTTTAGAAATGCCACTCAAGGTGCATTGTCGGTGCGTAGGTGTCAGTCCCGGGCTTGTTGATCGCGCCATATTTGTGCTTCCAATATTCGTAACCCGGGCCGATCAACAGTTTGTTTTTCGTGCCAAAGGTCATTTGTCCGACATCGACCAACAGCGACGCACGAACCAGACTTTCTTCAGCCGTATCCTCCTTGAAGTAGTCTTTGCCTTTTGCTGTCTTGTAGCTGGCAAACCCCTGGAATTTGAGCGGTACACTTCCCATCTGGAAAGGAAACCCCCAAACCATATGAAGCACATAGTACGGATCGAACTGTATATTTTCGGTCTGGCACGCATTTAATCCGCAATGGTTCCACTCCATGGCGTAAAGCAGACTGATATCCAGGTAACCCGGCACGTCGAACTTGAGCGTCGGTCCAACGACCAACATGCGCTTACGGGTAGCGAACTCGGTGTTTTTGTAATTGAGCTCTACCCCGCTGCTCAGCGCTACTTCTTTCACCGGACCGAAGGCCAGCGATCGGTCAAAGACCTTGCTCAGGAACAGTTGATGGCGATAGACCAGGTAGGCTTCAGTGGCACCTGAATCGCTGTCTTTTTTAGGGTCGTTGCTGTCGGACTTGAGGACGTCGAGGTTGAAGAAGTTGGAGCCTGTCTCATTGCCGCTGGCATGGCCCAATTGGTAAATCTCCTTCTGGACTTTGCCCTGGACACTCGGCTCAGTGAAGTCGGTGCCATAGCGAAAGCCGATAAAGGTATCGCTCCAGTCTTTGGCATGTGCGTGATTCGAGGCCAGGCTCATTGCGCCCGCAGCCAGAAGTGCCCTGAAATACGTTTTTTGTAATTGTTGTACGTACATATTCAAGATTCCAATAAGTCAGCAGTTCGGTAGGGATATGCAAGACGACGAAGATCTCCAACCGCTACAAGTTCCAGGCATAAGTACGCCGTGCCCGATTAACCGTAACGGTCGGGATAAAGTTGTCCGCTGTGCTGTTAGTTGCTGAAAAAAACGCCACGCGGGTGATTCAATATCGCGCGCAGACCATCGCCCTCAGACTTTCGAATACCGGGTGGACTGCCAGGCCATCATTTGCCAGCCGGTTTCGGCCTCTCTCCAGACACTGATGTAACGCGAGTTCAATAACATGGGTTCACCTCGGATAATCACGTCCATGTCGATCAGCCCCGTGACAACGGCGCACTCCCCTACCCTGCGGATCTGTTCTTGCCGGCTTTCGAAACCCCGATAATTCCAGATACCTGCACGCATGCCTTGAAGGTAACTGCTCTTGCTGTCGCTTTGGCCATCCGAGTGGCTATAGGTAAGATCGTCGGTATATAGGTTTTCGAGAAACGCCATATCGCCATCGATCATCGCCTGGCGACGGCGCGCCTCCAACTGTGCCAAGTGTTGTATTACGTCTTGCTCTGACATGTATTACCCCTGCGCATGGATATCGAATAGTTCGCGAACCCTCTGGATCAGGGACGAGTAGTTTCCAGTGACACGTTCTGTGCGGGACTCGCCTGGGCTATTTCCACCTGAGGCATGAACAGCATGGTCAAGGTTGCCAGTGCGAAGAAGCCGGCACACACCAGAAGTCCAAGCGCCAAGCTGTAGCTGGTTGCGATGCCACTCAACAGCAATGGGGCAAACGCCGCCAACCCCCGGCCGAAGTTGAAACAGAAACCGGCGCCGATAGTGCGCACTCGTGTGGGGTAAAGGGCACTGAAGTAGGATGCGAACAGGCTGGCGAAGGCATAGAAGAAGGCATAGATCGGCCCCAGCCAAAACAAGATGGCGTTATTCGTCGTGAGCGCATAGATCGACAGCATCACCGCACTCCCCAGCAGCGACAGCAGCGTGGCGTTACGCTTGCCGATGGAGTCTGCGATGAAACCGAAGGCATTTATGCCGATGAAAGCGCCGATGTTCAGGATCGCCATGAAGTTGGCCATCATCGCGATGTTCAGGCCACGCTCTTGCACCAGGTAGGTGGGTAACCAGGTGCTCGCGCCCCAGAATCCGATGACCGCGCAACTGGCTGCCAGGGTGCCCAGCAAGGTCAACCGGAGAAGTTCAGGGGCAAAGATTTCGCCGACCGATACATTCTTATGTAGCTGGGGGCTGGCAATGCTCTTGGCTCTCTGCTCTTGCCACTCACGAGATTCGGGAACAAAGAAAAAGATGTAGGCCACCGGGATAAGCGTCGAGATACCCGCCAGCATGAACAGTACTTTCCAGTCTGGCAGCAGCGTTGCCGCCGCCAATGCCGCGATCGCGGCACCAATCGGAAAGGAACTCAGCACAAAACCGATCGCCCGTGCGCGCTGATGTGCAGGCCAGGTCTCTGTCACATAGGCTGAGACAATTCCCCAGACTCCACCCAATCCCAACCCGGAAAGGAATCGCAGCAGCAAGAGCAATCCCCAGTTGTGGGTGGTTGCTACCAGCGTGGTCAGTACACCGAAAACCATCAGCGATATGAGCAGCGCTTTGCGTCGACCATAATTGTCGGAATACCAACCGGTGGTGATGCTACTGAATCCGATACCGAGCAGAGTCGCCGAAGCGAGCATTCCGGCCTCGTTAAAGGTCAAGCCAAGGTCCTGACGGATAACTGGCAAGGCGATGGTAAGCAGGATGATTTCCATGGCATCGAATAGATAAGCCAGGAAACCGCCGACAAGTACATGCCATTTCGAAATGGACTTCATAGAGGTGTTTTCCTTTTTGTTGTTGTTTTGCCTGACCGATTGATTGAGCACGATGAGCCGCAGCGCTCAATCAGTCGGGCTGGAGGAATTGCATGTTTGATCGTTGTGCAAACAGCTACAGCAGTGAGCAAGCCTCTTCGAAGTCGAGACGGGGGCTGCGTGAAAACAACTTGCCCGGGTCGCCATAACCGAGGTTGCAGAGGAAGTTCGATTTGATCTGCATGCCGGCGAATCCATGCGATCGCCCGGCGCCTGCGGTGAAGAACTCCTGGTCCACCCATTGATGGTCAAATCCGGACATTGGACCGCAGTCGAGCCCCAGTGCACGGGCTGCCAGGATGAAGTAGCCGCCCTGCATTGAACTGTTGCGCAGGGCCGTGGACTCAATCAGTTCAGGCTGCCCGGCGAACCAATCGCGCACACCGGGGTTGTGGGGAAACAGCTTGGGCAGTTGCTCATGGAAGCAGGTGTCATAACCGATGATTGCGGTCACTGGCGCGCTCAACGTCTTTTCCATGTTGCCAGCGCTCAATGCCGGCAGTAAGCGCTGCTTGGCCTCGGCACTGCGCACAAACACGATGCGTGCCGGGCACCCATTGGCGCTGGTCGGCCCCCAGCGCATCAGGTCATACAGTTCTTTGAGGGTGTCATCACTCACCGGTTGGTCGAGCCAACCGTTCTGGCTTCTGGCCTGACGAAACAACAGGTCGAGCCCCTGCCCTGTGATTGCTTGGTTCATGGCATCTGTCCTCTAACGATTGATCAACCGCGGCGCTGGCGCAACGTTGCGGACCGGGGAGCGGTCTGTTTGGCTGCACATTTGCCGCCAAGGAAATACTCCACCGACATCGGAGGCCCCCACTGATAAAGGCTGTCGTCGCAGGCTTGGGTGAAGCCGGAGGGTGAGTCCTGATTGAAGAGGTCGCCGTCGGTGAAATGCTCGATGAGGTTGCCGGACGGGTCACTCCAGTAGTCGAAGATCTGGCTGCCCAACACATGCCGACCAACGCCCCAGAACGGCCGCCAACCTTGTTGGGTCATCCAGGCATGCCCCAGGCACTGCGCGTCGAAGTCCTGCACCTCGTAAGAGACGTGATGGACGAAATCCTTCTCCGCCTGGAACAGGGCAATGGTGTGGTGGTCGGTCCATGCACTCCCGCGATTCAATCGCAGGAAGGCAGCAGTCGGGCAATCTCGATTGGGTTCTTCAACCACCAGATCGGAGGGCAACATGCCAAGCACCTGCGTGTACCAGTCCAGGTGCGCGACCATGTCCTGCACACCGATTGCCGCATGTCCGAGACGCAACACCTGCGCGGCACCTTTACCGGGGCGCTGCACGTCGCCGAAGCGCTGTTTGTCTTGGGCCGAGTTGATGGTCAACGCCGCGCGCAGGGTTAACGCACCCACCGGTTCAATGCCGTGGACCAGTTCGATGCGGCGGCCGGACGGGTCGTGCAGTACGACGCATTGCCCGCCCCCGGGGCCATCAATCGCCTGGATGGAGGAAGCGCCAGGCAGTCGTGT from Pseudomonas sp. S04 encodes the following:
- a CDS encoding 2,4,5-trihydroxytoluene oxygenase, coding for MLQIKDINHVVYRHPDLAVIERFLTDFGLVVMHRTEQRLYLRGACSLPYVYIAEKAEHSSFGAIAFAVETLDDLQQATRLPGASSIQAIDGPGGGQCVVLHDPSGRRIELVHGIEPVGALTLRAALTINSAQDKQRFGDVQRPGKGAAQVLRLGHAAIGVQDMVAHLDWYTQVLGMLPSDLVVEEPNRDCPTAAFLRLNRGSAWTDHHTIALFQAEKDFVHHVSYEVQDFDAQCLGHAWMTQQGWRPFWGVGRHVLGSQIFDYWSDPSGNLIEHFTDGDLFNQDSPSGFTQACDDSLYQWGPPMSVEYFLGGKCAAKQTAPRSATLRQRRG
- a CDS encoding efflux transporter outer membrane subunit, whose translation is MRPLSTYALVISTGLLASCAVGPDYQRPDAPINDRFLTQPGKEPNITVRSASNVVWWEGFADPMLSDFVSQALIKNLNLAQANAQLTQARAALGIATAALLPSGSTSAQAARAYQSVETPLGQVLDSTPGYDRYGNAYEADLSASWELDVFGGLRRGRQAALAEYEASEASVVAARLAVAALTADTYITIRGLQTRLAIAQQQVKTQEDLLDKVQLLYGKGLAAQYQLRQTEGELAQAQASVPVLRTGLDAAMNALDIMLGVPPGTHRQTLATAKGIPQPAQLTSTGTPADLLRRRPDLIVAERRLAASSARIGMAMSEYYPKLSLSALLGSATAVSSANLFSSGASQSAAVLGLRWRLFDFGRVNAQIEQAKGSEAQALAAYRQSVLQATADVENAFSSLANRQAQAATLGRGETALALARQSSFMGYQKGAISLIEVLRADEKLLQTSDARAQAQTESARSAVAAFKALGGGW
- a CDS encoding TetR/AcrR family transcriptional regulator, with translation MTNQSKTTPARGPSDHSVRDQVVEAATQHFGHYGYEKTTVSDLAKAIGFSKAYIYKFFDSKQAIGEVICANRLAMIMAIVEAAIADAPTASEKLRRLFRALVEAGSDLFFHDRKLYDIAAVAGRDQWPSAKAHDERLRLLVQEIVLEGRQLGEFERKTPLDEAVQAIHLVMRPYISPVQLQYNLDIVTTAPVHLSALILRSLAP
- a CDS encoding efflux RND transporter periplasmic adaptor subunit; the protein is MLRSRSATIAVCLLPFVLTACGESSSARDPRTQPPLVRAATVASADGASRSFTGVVVARVQSDLGFRVSGKVLERLVDTGQAVKRGQPLMRLDPIDLGLQAQAQVQAVAAAAARAKQTADDEARNRELVAAGAISASAYDRIKSMADTAKADLNAAQAQANVARNATGYALLLADADGVVIDTLAEPGQVVSAGQPVVRLAKAGPREAIVHLPETLRPAVGAQAQAKLYGNGTTTLPAKLRLLSDAADPLTRTFEARYVLDDSSANPPLGSTVTLRIADDTPAQLALAVPMAAIYDAGKGPGVWIVTGTPAIVSWRAVQLLGLSDESAAVSGDLKPGQQIVALGAHLLHEGEEVLVQQPDHVIKGERP
- a CDS encoding efflux RND transporter permease subunit, yielding MSGGRFNLSALAVRERSITLFLIFLIGVAGTLSFFKLGRAEDPPFTVKQMTVISVWPGATAQEMQDQVAEPLEKRLQELKWYDRSETYTRPGLAFTMVSLLDKTPPSQVQEEFYQARKKLNDASKSLPAGVIGPLVNDEFSDVTFALFALKAKGEPQRLLVRDAESLRQRLLHVPGVKKINIIGEQAERIFVSFSHERLATLGISVQEIFSALNNQNVLTPAGSIETSGAQVFLRLDGALDTLGKIRNTPIVARGKTLKLSDVATVERGYEDPATFLVRNQGEPALLLGVVMRDGWNGLDLGKALDAETAKINQGMPLGMTLAKVTDQSVNISSAVDEFMIKFFVALLVVMLVCFLSMGWRVGVVVAAAVPLTLAIVFVVMAATGKNFDRITLGSLILALGLLVDDAIIAIEMMVVKMEEGYDRFKASAYAWSHTAAPMLAGTLVTAVGFMPNGFAQSTAGEYTSNMFWIVGIALIASWVVAVVFTPYLGVKLLPAIKPVAGGHAAIYDTTHYNRFRGLLAQVIARKWWVAGAVIAAFVVAILGMGLVKKQFFPTSDRPEVLIEVQMPYGTAIAVTSATTAKIEAWLQQQDAAKIVTSYIGQGSPRFYLAMAPELPDPSFAKIVVLTQSQEARESLKLRIREAVAQGLAPEARVRVTQLVFGPYSPFPVAYRVTGPNADTLREIAGRIETVMQASPLMRTVNSDWGPRTPTLHFSVDQDRLQAFGLTSSAVAQQLQFLLSGIPITSVREDIRSVQVVGRAAGDIRLDPAKIEGFTLVGAAGQRIPLSQIGEVRVRMEDPILRRRDRAPTITVRGDIAEDLQPPDVSNKIMKELLPIIASLPDGYRIEQAGSIEESAKATVALAPLFPIMIAITLLIIILQVRSMSAMVMVFFTAPLGLIGVVPTLLLFNQPFGINALVGLIALSGILMRNTLILIGQIDHNVKDGLEPFNAVVEATVQRARPVLLTAVAAILAFIPLTHSVFWGTLAYTLIGGTLVGTVMTLVFLPAMYSIWFKIRPVKAAN
- a CDS encoding MFS transporter, with product MKSISKWHVLVGGFLAYLFDAMEIILLTIALPVIRQDLGLTFNEAGMLASATLLGIGFSSITTGWYSDNYGRRKALLISLMVFGVLTTLVATTHNWGLLLLLRFLSGLGLGGVWGIVSAYVTETWPAHQRARAIGFVLSSFPIGAAIAALAAATLLPDWKVLFMLAGISTLIPVAYIFFFVPESREWQEQRAKSIASPQLHKNVSVGEIFAPELLRLTLLGTLAASCAVIGFWGASTWLPTYLVQERGLNIAMMANFMAILNIGAFIGINAFGFIADSIGKRNATLLSLLGSAVMLSIYALTTNNAILFWLGPIYAFFYAFASLFASYFSALYPTRVRTIGAGFCFNFGRGLAAFAPLLLSGIATSYSLALGLLVCAGFFALATLTMLFMPQVEIAQASPAQNVSLETTRP
- a CDS encoding malonic semialdehyde reductase, with product MNQAITGQGLDLLFRQARSQNGWLDQPVSDDTLKELYDLMRWGPTSANGCPARIVFVRSAEAKQRLLPALSAGNMEKTLSAPVTAIIGYDTCFHEQLPKLFPHNPGVRDWFAGQPELIESTALRNSSMQGGYFILAARALGLDCGPMSGFDHQWVDQEFFTAGAGRSHGFAGMQIKSNFLCNLGYGDPGKLFSRSPRLDFEEACSLL
- a CDS encoding ISL3 family transposase; translation: MNTFLPFWEGFSVVTIKPDGDALQIDLIPHATRFPSCSGCQKPCSTTHEYCERTVRDLPILGRAVRLSVLLRRVGCRDCGKRMEAVSWLDRYARMTRRLAEAVIQACERLPTLHVAQLFGLHWDTVRLLERRALQAALSVLPKAQPRRLVMDEFALFKGHRYASVVLDADTRRVLWIGEGRSRAAIRPFFEELGPEGCARIEAVAMDMNTAFDLEVRQHCPNARVVYDLFHVVAKYGREVIDRVRVDEANRLRHDKPARKVIKQARWLLLRNPQNLKTPEQQVRLEDLLAANQALMTVYLMKAELKTLWTPSTAWGWRSAWKQWLRHAHESEIPALIQFAKRLKGYWRGIVSRVRWPMHTGQLEGINNRIKVIKRMAYGYRDSEFFFMKIKSVFPGNP
- a CDS encoding nuclear transport factor 2 family protein — encoded protein: MSEQDVIQHLAQLEARRRQAMIDGDMAFLENLYTDDLTYSHSDGQSDSKSSYLQGMRAGIWNYRGFESRQEQIRRVGECAVVTGLIDMDVIIRGEPMLLNSRYISVWREAETGWQMMAWQSTRYSKV